In Prunus dulcis chromosome 1, ALMONDv2, whole genome shotgun sequence, the following are encoded in one genomic region:
- the LOC117637002 gene encoding small GTPase LIP1 isoform X1: protein MFWRDRERENKEQNGGGPPCGQVRVLVVGDSGVGKSSLVHLIVNGSSIARPPQTVGCTVGVKHTTYGNSGSSSSSIKGDAERDFFIELWDVPGHDRYKECRSLFYSQINGVIFVHDLSQRRTKTGLQRWAAEIAATGTFSAPLGSGGPGGLPVPYIVIGNKADIAAKEGTRGSSGNLVDVARQWVEKQGLLPSSEELPLTESFPSAGGLIAAAKEARYDKEAVMKFFRMLIRRRYFSDDVPAQNPWSGSPVQKPAETVDENWSDEDHSYRNSSLRGDPYKYNMLPPLPAQRNLTPPPTLYPQQPVSVSENYSLPRFSHTSYPEISSTGRSKRSDINV, encoded by the exons ATGTTCTGGAGGGACCGTGAGAGGGAGAACAAAGAGCAAAACGGTGGTGGACCGCCTTGTGGGCAGGTTCGAGTGCTTGTTGTTGGCGACTCAG GTGTTGGAAAAAGTTCTCTTGTTCATCTGATTGTCAACGGTTCTTCAATCGCTCGTCCTCCTCAGACAGTAGGGTGTACAGTTGGTGTAAAG CATACTACTTATGGAAACTCTGGTAGCTCGTCAAGCAGCATTAAAGGTGATGCTGAGAGAGATTTCTTTATTGAACTCTGGGATGTGCCTGGACATGATAGATACAAAGAATGCCGGTCTCTTTTTTATTCCCAAATTAATG GTGTAATCTTTGTTCATGATCTCTCCCAAAGAAGGACAAAAACTGGCTTACAGAGGTGGGCAGCTGAGATTGCTGCGACTGGGACATTTTCAGCTCCTCTAGGATCTGGAGGTCCTGGTGGTCTTCCTGTCCCCTATATTGTTATAGGTAACAAAGCTGATATTGCTGCAAAAGAGGGTACAAGGGGAAGCAGTGGCAATCTTGTTGACGTAGCTCGACAGTGGGTTGAGAAACAAGGTTTGCTTCCATCCAGTGAGGAACTTCCACTGACTGAGAGTTTTCCTAGTGCTGGAGGCCTTATTGCG GCTGCCAAAGAAGCAAGATATGACAAGGAAGCTGTGATGAAATTTTTCCGTATG TTGATCAGAAGAAGATATTTTTCTGATGATGTACCCGCACAAAATCCATGGTCTGGTTCTCCAGTTCAAAAACCTGCAGAGACTGTAGATGAAAATTGGAGTGATGAGGATCATTCCTACCGGAATTCCAG CTTGCGTGGTGACCCTTACAAGTACAACATGCTCCCTCCTCTTCCCGCGCAACGCAATCTGACACCACCTCCCACGCTCTATCCTCAGCAACCAGTTTCGGTTTCAGAAAACTACAGCCTTCCTAGATTTTCCCATACTAGTTACCCAGAAATCAGCAGTACAGGCAGATCAAAGCGCTCAGATATTAATGTCTAA
- the LOC117637002 gene encoding small GTPase LIP1 isoform X2, which produces MFWRDRERENKEQNGGGPPCGQVRVLVVGDSGVGKSSLVHLIVNGSSIARPPQTVGCTVGVKHTTYGNSGSSSSSIKGDAERDFFIELWDVPGHDRYKECRSLFYSQINGVIFVHDLSQRRTKTGLQRWAAEIAATGTFSAPLGSGGPGGLPVPYIVIGNKADIAAKEGTRGSSGNLVDVARQWVEKQGLLPSSEELPLTESFPSAGGLIALIRRRYFSDDVPAQNPWSGSPVQKPAETVDENWSDEDHSYRNSSLRGDPYKYNMLPPLPAQRNLTPPPTLYPQQPVSVSENYSLPRFSHTSYPEISSTGRSKRSDINV; this is translated from the exons ATGTTCTGGAGGGACCGTGAGAGGGAGAACAAAGAGCAAAACGGTGGTGGACCGCCTTGTGGGCAGGTTCGAGTGCTTGTTGTTGGCGACTCAG GTGTTGGAAAAAGTTCTCTTGTTCATCTGATTGTCAACGGTTCTTCAATCGCTCGTCCTCCTCAGACAGTAGGGTGTACAGTTGGTGTAAAG CATACTACTTATGGAAACTCTGGTAGCTCGTCAAGCAGCATTAAAGGTGATGCTGAGAGAGATTTCTTTATTGAACTCTGGGATGTGCCTGGACATGATAGATACAAAGAATGCCGGTCTCTTTTTTATTCCCAAATTAATG GTGTAATCTTTGTTCATGATCTCTCCCAAAGAAGGACAAAAACTGGCTTACAGAGGTGGGCAGCTGAGATTGCTGCGACTGGGACATTTTCAGCTCCTCTAGGATCTGGAGGTCCTGGTGGTCTTCCTGTCCCCTATATTGTTATAGGTAACAAAGCTGATATTGCTGCAAAAGAGGGTACAAGGGGAAGCAGTGGCAATCTTGTTGACGTAGCTCGACAGTGGGTTGAGAAACAAGGTTTGCTTCCATCCAGTGAGGAACTTCCACTGACTGAGAGTTTTCCTAGTGCTGGAGGCCTTATTGCG TTGATCAGAAGAAGATATTTTTCTGATGATGTACCCGCACAAAATCCATGGTCTGGTTCTCCAGTTCAAAAACCTGCAGAGACTGTAGATGAAAATTGGAGTGATGAGGATCATTCCTACCGGAATTCCAG CTTGCGTGGTGACCCTTACAAGTACAACATGCTCCCTCCTCTTCCCGCGCAACGCAATCTGACACCACCTCCCACGCTCTATCCTCAGCAACCAGTTTCGGTTTCAGAAAACTACAGCCTTCCTAGATTTTCCCATACTAGTTACCCAGAAATCAGCAGTACAGGCAGATCAAAGCGCTCAGATATTAATGTCTAA
- the LOC117632140 gene encoding uncharacterized protein YacP produces the protein MKSAPSSSLLFLVPRGCYSCSCVKFVIMAKGNNNKKKSQQPPSPTPMVSEPSPPRITSNVRQNLQLLKLWKDYQKRKSSTPKHSTSYRRKKVPKEQLPEDLDLYRDPTTTLYYTNQGWDIAVPVLLVDGYNVCGYWAKLKKHFINGRLDMARQKLIDELVTFSLLREVKVVAVFDAMMSGLPTHKEDFNGVDVVYSGESCADAWIEKEVAALREDGCPKVWVVTSDHIQQHAAHGAGAFIWSCKALVSEIKASQKEFERMLQEHRSTSFQGRLLKHNLDSEVVDALKDLRRKLSETESK, from the exons ATGAAATCGGCGccatcgtcgtctttactctTTCTGGTGCCACGTGGCTGCTATTCTTGTTCCTGTGTCAAGTTTGTTATAATGGCCAAgggcaacaacaacaagaaaaagtCTCAGCAACCTCCATCTCCTACTCCAatg GTCTCCGAGCCAAGTCCTCCCAGGATTACATCAAATGTCAGGCAGAATTTACAGCTTTTGAAGTTATGGAAG GATTACCAAAAGAGAAAGTCTAGCACACCTAAGCACTCTACCAGTTACCGCAGAAAGAAGGTGCCCAAGGAACAGCTTCCAGAAGACTTAGACCTCTATCGTGATCCAACCACCACCCTCTACTA tacaaaccAGGGTTGGGACATTGCAGTTCCGGTCTTGCTTGTTGATGGGTATAACGTATGCGGTTATTGGGCGAAGCTGAAGAAACATTTTATCAATGGGAGACTTGATATGGCTCGCCAAAAGTTAATCGATGAACTTGTAACTTTCAGCTTGCTAAGAG AGGTGAAAGTGGTGGCTGTATTTGATGCCATGATGTCTGGACTCCCCACACACAAGGAAGATTTTAATGG TGTCGATGTAGTTTACTCAGGTGAATCTTGTGCGGATGCGTGGATTGAGAAAGAG GTTGCAGCCTTAAGGGAGGATGGATGCCCTAAAGTTTGGGTTGTGACTTCTGATCATATTCAGCAGCATGCAGCACATGGAGCA GGAGCCTTCATTTGGAGTTGCAAGGCGTTGGTTTCTGAG ATTAAAGCATCACAAAAGGAGTTTGAGAGGATGCTTCAGGAACACAG gTCTACTTCTTTTCAAGGGAGGTTATTAAAGCACAATCTTGATTCAGAAGTTGTAGATGCTCTCAAGGATCTCAGAAGGAAGTTATCTGAAACTGAATCGAAGTAG